The following proteins come from a genomic window of Crassostrea angulata isolate pt1a10 chromosome 1, ASM2561291v2, whole genome shotgun sequence:
- the LOC128164442 gene encoding protocadherin Fat 4-like isoform X2, translating to MKEIIVIFVIQLLRIPFAESLPPVFSGLPSSITLIESETGSSTTSLYTLTVSDPEGDTFSCVISAISPTVTGFQVTGEKLYLLSNPGFDYGTTSSYAISFQCNDSNGENSATQTLTVNILPNTPPTISGLPSSVTVNDGEDGPLKIYDISVTDVESDSFSCSISPTGTPFNYQSSPGHAIFVNSAPGLDATTTPSYALTITCADSYGSSQGTLTVNVVANAPPDITNLPASTTVQESAAGGSSIFTVTVADPDSDTFSCTMTSSPASSAFSLLYTTKYDINLNTGHGLDPTVTSSYTLTVTCTDSNGKSSSSSLTVTVSPNAVPVITNLPDVTSVSESETAKTELIALTVTDAESDSFTCSITTTGPFSMEFVSSKYRIFLNAAPGLSYTTTSSYTIPVTCSDNYGTSAAASLTVNVVANTGPIISGLPASVSVTESDTGGSSIYTLTVTDPDPYTCSIQSSTPTTTFFSMVKTGAQYDVHLNTGHSLDADSVSSYALTLQCSDGTASTGVLTVNVQANTPPDITSLPATSSVAAGEAGGRTLHTLAVTETDPYTCTMSSSPTSAMFTLNFAASTYTVELANNPTFGGTSSFTLTVTCSDSWGSTSKALTVTVTPNSPPVITGLPTTVTVTETETAARCLHTVAVTDPEVPITCAVTSAPAGPFEMVQNPATPSYEVCLMSNAITSLDAVTAPTHDVTVTCTDSAGGSASAILYVDVTQNDPPVITGLPVTVQVLENEVLERKLHDLTVTDPESDTFTCVLTTSPAGGPFDLRRDAVTLAYSVYLDNLPTLSYSTVPSYTLTVTCTDSPKGRSTSNTIQVDIQENRPPTLTNLPATGTTNAMTTLKSGSIFTVTGNDLDSDTILYSMRTSPTTTSFAINQVTGEITATQDLKYELTSSFVFNVTASDSRTSTHALYTLTLTNINTKPTISSLVLNGVDNLYFPELTTAAGATLYTPTIYDPDTGQTQTVTINVYPAGQTDMFTVATGNTIALAAGKSFDYETLNYYRLALYVTDTMATSGPYYLNIHVLDDPEVCKFPQNLYRYDTYEAGIGGGNIDLGFHALVEDVDNPDSLTFSLVTSTNSNLFNISKTTGVITYAVDYDIDKTHPQNISVIVKCTDTFGETGTATVSLYIKDVNDNEPDFTSSGYVMVVSQYTQPGALIGRVTANDIDQNENAEVEYDGSSATGSQYYKVMKNGQIYLTREINFEYGMTHRVYVTAVDHGSPQLTGTSYVDIVYRETSTTSTTTPASTYQDWWSKPENVAMVAILSILGLLLLALLAYLIYRCCLGRSCSMPNCDCCKRKPSNNLRKLKNPGPEKFKLWDANDLNKKRDPYSTATLEEGLPETMKM from the exons ATGAAGGAGATTATCGTAATTTTTGTTATACAGTTGCTGAGGATTCCATTTGCTGAATCTCTG CCACCTGTATTTTCCGGTCTTCCCAGCTCCATCACTCTGATAGAGAGCGAAACCGGAAGTAGCACGACCTCTCTCTACACACTCACGGTCTCCGATCCCGAGGGCGACACATTTTCCTGCGTCATTAGCGCCATTAGCCCCACCGTAACAGGGTTCCAAGTCACTGGAG AAAAACTGTACCTGCTGTCTAACCCGGGCTTTGACTATGGCACCACTTCCTCCTACGCCATTAGTTTCCAATGCAATGACTCCAACGGGGAAAACTCGGCAACTCAGACCCTGACTGTCAACATCCTCCCCAACACCCCACCCACGATTTCCGGTCTCCCCTCCTCCGTCACCGTCAATGACGGGGAGGACGGACCCCTCAAGATCTATGACATCAGCGTCACCGATGTCGAAAGCGACTCTTTCTCATGCTCTATTTCACCTACTGGAACTCCCTTTAATTACCAGTCATCACCAG GGCACGCTATCTTTGTGAACAGTGCCCCGGGTCTAGATGCCACCACAACTCCTTCCTACGCACTAACCATAACTTGCGCAGACAGCTACGGCTCATCACAGGGCACACTGACCGTCAACGTAGTGGCGAACGCGCCTCCCGACATCACCAATCTACCCGCCTCCACCACCGTTCAGGAGAGCGCCGCGGGCGGATCCAGCATCTTCACCGTGACGGTGGCGGATCCAGACAGTGACACATTCAGCTGTACAATGACCAGTTCCCCAGCCTCATCAGCTTTTTCACTACTGTACACCACTA AATACGACATCAACCTTAACACTGGGCACGGATTGGACCCCACCGTGACCAGCTCCTACACACTGACTGTCACGTGCACGGACAGTAACGGGAAATCCTCGTCCTCTAGCCTCACGGTCACTGTGTCCCCGAATGCTGTCCCCGTGATCACGAACCTACCCGACGTGACCAGCGTCAGCGAAAGCGAGACGGCAAAAACGGAACTTATAGCACTGACCGTAACCGATGCGGAGTCTGATTCATTCACATGCTCCATAACAACAACAGGACCATTTTCAATGGAATTCGTTTCGTCAA AGTATAGAATATTCCTGAACGCTGCCCCTGGGTTAAGCTATACCACGACATCGTCATATACTATACCAGTCACATGTTCAGACAATTACGGCACGAGTGCAGCTGCTTCACTAACCGTGAACGTTGTTGCTAACACCGGACCTATTATTTCCGGTCTTCCCGCTTCCGTTTCCGTCACAGAGAGTGACACCGGTGGCAGCAGTATTTACACCCTGACTGTTACAGACCCGGATCCCTACACTTGCTCCATCCAGTCCTCAACTCCGACTACCACGTTTTTTTCAATGGTGAAAACAGGAGCAC AATATGATGTTCATTTGAACACCGGCCATTCCCTGGATGCGGACAGTGTCTCATCTTACGCCCTGACATTACAGTGCTCTGATGGAACAGCCTCTACCGGGGTGTTGACCGTCAATGTACAGGCGAACACACCCCCTGACATCACTAGTCTTCCCGCCACTTCCAGTGTAGCGGCCGGGGAGGCCGGGGGTCGTACCCTACACACCCTCGCTGTGACAGAAACTGATCCGTACACGTGCACTATGTCTAGTTCGCCGACAAGCGCCATGTTTACGTTAAACTTTGCTGCATCAA CGTACACTGTTGAACTGGCAAATAATCCAACATTTGGCGGCACGTCATCGTTCACACTAACCGTAACGTGTTCTGATAGCTGGGGGTCGACGTCCAAAGCTCTGACCGTCACGGTGACCCCGAACTCTCCTCCCGTCATAACCGGGCTCCCAACGACAGTCACCGTCACTGAGACTGAAACAGCAGCAAGATGTCTACACACAGTGGCAGTCACCGACCCGGAAGTACCTATCACGTGTGCTGTGACGTCAGCTCCTGCTGGTCCGTTTGAAATGGTTCAAAACCCAGCCACGCCTT CATATGAGGTGTGCCTGATGTCAAACGCAATAACAAGTTTAGATGCAGTGACGGCACCAACACATGACGTCACCGTTACCTGTACCGACAGTGCAGGGGGGTCAGCTAGTGCAATATTGTACGTTGACGTAACACAAAATGATCCACCAGTTATCACTGGATTGCCTGTTACAGTGCAGGTATTGGAAAATGAAGTTCTGGAGCGCAAACTTCACGATTTAACCGTGACTGACCCGGAAAGCGACACGTTTACATGTGTTCTAACAACTAGTCCGGCGGGTGGACCGTTTGATTTGAGACGAGATGCCGTCACTCTAG CGTACTCTGTGTATCTGGATAACCTCCCGACCCTGAGCTACAGTACAGTACCAAGTTACACTCTTACCGTAACTTGTACAGACTCGCCCAAAGGTCGCTCAACGTCAAACACGATACAAGTCGACATCCAGGAAAACAGACCCCCAACGCTGACCAATCTTCCGG CCACTGGCACCACCAACGCTATGACGACCCTGAAATCCGGCTCTATATTTACGGTGACCGGGAATGATTTGGATTCAGACACCATTCTATACAGTATGAGAACCTCCCCCACCACGACCAGTTTCGCCATTAATCAGGTGACTGGGGAAATAACTGCCACCCAGGACCTCAAGTACGAACTGACGTCAAGCTTTGTTTTCAACGTCACGGCTTCAGATTCTCGTACTTCGACGCATGCGCTCTACACGCTAACTCTCACAA ATATCAATACAAAGCCGACCATTAGTAGTTTGGTTTTGAACGGAGTGGACAATTTGTATTTTCCGGAGCTGACGACGGCGGCCGGGGCGACATTGTACACTCCTACAATATATGATCCAGACACCGGTCAGACGCAGACCGTGACCATTAACGTCTACCCAGCCGGACAGACTGATATGTTTACTGTCGCCACCGGAA ATACCATTGCGCTTGCAGCAGGAAAATCCTTTGATTATGAGACATTGAATTATTATCGGCTAGCTCTATACGTTACTGACACTATGGCCACTTCCGGACCATATTATCTCAATATCCATGTTCTGGATGATCCGGAAGTCTGTAAATTTCCGCAAAATTTGTACAGATACGACACATATGAGGCTGGT ATTGGGGGTGGTAACATTGACTTGGGGTTCCACGCCCTGGTGGAGGACGTCGATAACCCAGACAGCCTCACTTTCAGCCTGGTGACCTCCACCAACAGCAATCTGTTCAACATTAGCAAAACAACGGGCGTCATCACGTACGCCGTGGATTACGATATTGACAAGACGCACCCCCAAAATATCTCAGTCATCGTGAAATGCACGGACACATTCGGCGAAACAG GTACTGCCACGGTTTCTCTCTACATCAAAGACGTCAATGACAACGAACCGGATTTTACGTCATCGGGTTACGTCATGGTGGTGAGCCAGTACACACAGCCGGGGGCTTTAATCGGGAGAGTAACCGCTAATGACATCGATCAAAACGAGAACGCTGAAGTGGAATACGACGGAAGTTCCGCCACAGGGTCTCAGTACTACAAAGTCATGAAAAATGGCCAGATCTATCTGACCCgtgaaataaattttgagtATGGTATGACGCATCGTGTCTACGTCACTGCCGTGGACCATGGCTCTCCTCAGCTGACCGGGACGTCATACGTGGATATCGTCTACCGCGAGACTTCCACTACCTCCACCACAACGCCTGCATCCACGTACCAGGACTGGTGGAGCAAGCCGGAAAATGTGGCCATGGTGGCCATTTTGAGTATTCTCGGCTTGCTGTTGCTAGCTCTTCTTGCCTACCTGATCTATCGCTGCTGTTTGGGGCGATCCTGTTCAATGCCAAA ttgCGACTGTTGTAAACGTAAACCATCCAACAATCTCCGAAA GTTAAAGAACCCAGGACCTGAGAAATTTAAACTCTGGGATGCCA ACGACTTGAACAAAAAGAGGGACCCCTATTCGACTGCGACATTAGAAGAAGGGTTACCGGAGACGATGAAAATGTGA
- the LOC128164442 gene encoding protocadherin Fat 4-like isoform X1: MKEIIVIFVIQLLRIPFAESLPPVFSGLPSSITLIESETGSSTTSLYTLTVSDPEGDTFSCVISAISPTVTGFQVTGEKLYLLSNPGFDYGTTSSYAISFQCNDSNGENSATQTLTVNILPNTPPTISGLPSSVTVNDGEDGPLKIYDISVTDVESDSFSCSISPTGTPFNYQSSPGHAIFVNSAPGLDATTTPSYALTITCADSYGSSQGTLTVNVVANAPPDITNLPASTTVQESAAGGSSIFTVTVADPDSDTFSCTMTSSPASSAFSLLYTTKYDINLNTGHGLDPTVTSSYTLTVTCTDSNGKSSSSSLTVTVSPNAVPVITNLPDVTSVSESETAKTELIALTVTDAESDSFTCSITTTGPFSMEFVSSKYRIFLNAAPGLSYTTTSSYTIPVTCSDNYGTSAAASLTVNVVANTGPIISGLPASVSVTESDTGGSSIYTLTVTDPDPYTCSIQSSTPTTTFFSMVKTGAQYDVHLNTGHSLDADSVSSYALTLQCSDGTASTGVLTVNVQANTPPDITSLPATSSVAAGEAGGRTLHTLAVTETDPYTCTMSSSPTSAMFTLNFAASTYTVELANNPTFGGTSSFTLTVTCSDSWGSTSKALTVTVTPNSPPVITGLPTTVTVTETETAARCLHTVAVTDPEVPITCAVTSAPAGPFEMVQNPATPSYEVCLMSNAITSLDAVTAPTHDVTVTCTDSAGGSASAILYVDVTQNDPPVITGLPVTVQVLENEVLERKLHDLTVTDPESDTFTCVLTTSPAGGPFDLRRDAVTLAYSVYLDNLPTLSYSTVPSYTLTVTCTDSPKGRSTSNTIQVDIQENRPPTLTNLPATGTTNAMTTLKSGSIFTVTGNDLDSDTILYSMRTSPTTTSFAINQVTGEITATQDLKYELTSSFVFNVTASDSRTSTHALYTLTLTNINTKPTISSLVLNGVDNLYFPELTTAAGATLYTPTIYDPDTGQTQTVTINVYPAGQTDMFTVATGNTIALAAGKSFDYETLNYYRLALYVTDTMATSGPYYLNIHVLDDPEVCKFPQNLYRYDTYEAGIGGGNIDLGFHALVEDVDNPDSLTFSLVTSTNSNLFNISKTTGVITYAVDYDIDKTHPQNISVIVKCTDTFGETGTATVSLYIKDVNDNEPDFTSSGYVMVVSQYTQPGALIGRVTANDIDQNENAEVEYDGSSATGSQYYKVMKNGQIYLTREINFEYGMTHRVYVTAVDHGSPQLTGTSYVDIVYRETSTTSTTTPASTYQDWWSKPENVAMVAILSILGLLLLALLAYLIYRCCLGRSCSMPNCDCCKRKPSNNLRKLKNPGPEKFKLWDANDLNKKRDPYSTATLEEGLPETMKM, encoded by the exons ATGAAGGAGATTATCGTAATTTTTGTTATACAGTTGCTGAGGATTCCATTTGCTGAATCTCTG CCACCTGTATTTTCCGGTCTTCCCAGCTCCATCACTCTGATAGAGAGCGAAACCGGAAGTAGCACGACCTCTCTCTACACACTCACGGTCTCCGATCCCGAGGGCGACACATTTTCCTGCGTCATTAGCGCCATTAGCCCCACCGTAACAGGGTTCCAAGTCACTGGAG AAAAACTGTACCTGCTGTCTAACCCGGGCTTTGACTATGGCACCACTTCCTCCTACGCCATTAGTTTCCAATGCAATGACTCCAACGGGGAAAACTCGGCAACTCAGACCCTGACTGTCAACATCCTCCCCAACACCCCACCCACGATTTCCGGTCTCCCCTCCTCCGTCACCGTCAATGACGGGGAGGACGGACCCCTCAAGATCTATGACATCAGCGTCACCGATGTCGAAAGCGACTCTTTCTCATGCTCTATTTCACCTACTGGAACTCCCTTTAATTACCAGTCATCACCAG GGCACGCTATCTTTGTGAACAGTGCCCCGGGTCTAGATGCCACCACAACTCCTTCCTACGCACTAACCATAACTTGCGCAGACAGCTACGGCTCATCACAGGGCACACTGACCGTCAACGTAGTGGCGAACGCGCCTCCCGACATCACCAATCTACCCGCCTCCACCACCGTTCAGGAGAGCGCCGCGGGCGGATCCAGCATCTTCACCGTGACGGTGGCGGATCCAGACAGTGACACATTCAGCTGTACAATGACCAGTTCCCCAGCCTCATCAGCTTTTTCACTACTGTACACCACTA AATACGACATCAACCTTAACACTGGGCACGGATTGGACCCCACCGTGACCAGCTCCTACACACTGACTGTCACGTGCACGGACAGTAACGGGAAATCCTCGTCCTCTAGCCTCACGGTCACTGTGTCCCCGAATGCTGTCCCCGTGATCACGAACCTACCCGACGTGACCAGCGTCAGCGAAAGCGAGACGGCAAAAACGGAACTTATAGCACTGACCGTAACCGATGCGGAGTCTGATTCATTCACATGCTCCATAACAACAACAGGACCATTTTCAATGGAATTCGTTTCGTCAA AGTATAGAATATTCCTGAACGCTGCCCCTGGGTTAAGCTATACCACGACATCGTCATATACTATACCAGTCACATGTTCAGACAATTACGGCACGAGTGCAGCTGCTTCACTAACCGTGAACGTTGTTGCTAACACCGGACCTATTATTTCCGGTCTTCCCGCTTCCGTTTCCGTCACAGAGAGTGACACCGGTGGCAGCAGTATTTACACCCTGACTGTTACAGACCCGGATCCCTACACTTGCTCCATCCAGTCCTCAACTCCGACTACCACGTTTTTTTCAATGGTGAAAACAGGAGCAC AATATGATGTTCATTTGAACACCGGCCATTCCCTGGATGCGGACAGTGTCTCATCTTACGCCCTGACATTACAGTGCTCTGATGGAACAGCCTCTACCGGGGTGTTGACCGTCAATGTACAGGCGAACACACCCCCTGACATCACTAGTCTTCCCGCCACTTCCAGTGTAGCGGCCGGGGAGGCCGGGGGTCGTACCCTACACACCCTCGCTGTGACAGAAACTGATCCGTACACGTGCACTATGTCTAGTTCGCCGACAAGCGCCATGTTTACGTTAAACTTTGCTGCATCAA CGTACACTGTTGAACTGGCAAATAATCCAACATTTGGCGGCACGTCATCGTTCACACTAACCGTAACGTGTTCTGATAGCTGGGGGTCGACGTCCAAAGCTCTGACCGTCACGGTGACCCCGAACTCTCCTCCCGTCATAACCGGGCTCCCAACGACAGTCACCGTCACTGAGACTGAAACAGCAGCAAGATGTCTACACACAGTGGCAGTCACCGACCCGGAAGTACCTATCACGTGTGCTGTGACGTCAGCTCCTGCTGGTCCGTTTGAAATGGTTCAAAACCCAGCCACGCCTT CATATGAGGTGTGCCTGATGTCAAACGCAATAACAAGTTTAGATGCAGTGACGGCACCAACACATGACGTCACCGTTACCTGTACCGACAGTGCAGGGGGGTCAGCTAGTGCAATATTGTACGTTGACGTAACACAAAATGATCCACCAGTTATCACTGGATTGCCTGTTACAGTGCAGGTATTGGAAAATGAAGTTCTGGAGCGCAAACTTCACGATTTAACCGTGACTGACCCGGAAAGCGACACGTTTACATGTGTTCTAACAACTAGTCCGGCGGGTGGACCGTTTGATTTGAGACGAGATGCCGTCACTCTAG CGTACTCTGTGTATCTGGATAACCTCCCGACCCTGAGCTACAGTACAGTACCAAGTTACACTCTTACCGTAACTTGTACAGACTCGCCCAAAGGTCGCTCAACGTCAAACACGATACAAGTCGACATCCAGGAAAACAGACCCCCAACGCTGACCAATCTTCCGG CCACTGGCACCACCAACGCTATGACGACCCTGAAATCCGGCTCTATATTTACGGTGACCGGGAATGATTTGGATTCAGACACCATTCTATACAGTATGAGAACCTCCCCCACCACGACCAGTTTCGCCATTAATCAGGTGACTGGGGAAATAACTGCCACCCAGGACCTCAAGTACGAACTGACGTCAAGCTTTGTTTTCAACGTCACGGCTTCAGATTCTCGTACTTCGACGCATGCGCTCTACACGCTAACTCTCACAA ATATCAATACAAAGCCGACCATTAGTAGTTTGGTTTTGAACGGAGTGGACAATTTGTATTTTCCGGAGCTGACGACGGCGGCCGGGGCGACATTGTACACTCCTACAATATATGATCCAGACACCGGTCAGACGCAGACCGTGACCATTAACGTCTACCCAGCCGGACAGACTGATATGTTTACTGTCGCCACCGGAA ATACCATTGCGCTTGCAGCAGGAAAATCCTTTGATTATGAGACATTGAATTATTATCGGCTAGCTCTATACGTTACTGACACTATGGCCACTTCCGGACCATATTATCTCAATATCCATGTTCTGGATGATCCGGAAGTCTGTAAATTTCCGCAAAATTTGTACAGATACGACACATATGAGGCTGGT ATTGGGGGTGGTAACATTGACTTGGGGTTCCACGCCCTGGTGGAGGACGTCGATAACCCAGACAGCCTCACTTTCAGCCTGGTGACCTCCACCAACAGCAATCTGTTCAACATTAGCAAAACAACGGGCGTCATCACGTACGCCGTGGATTACGATATTGACAAGACGCACCCCCAAAATATCTCAGTCATCGTGAAATGCACGGACACATTCGGCGAAACAG GTACTGCCACGGTTTCTCTCTACATCAAAGACGTCAATGACAACGAACCGGATTTTACGTCATCGGGTTACGTCATGGTGGTGAGCCAGTACACACAGCCGGGGGCTTTAATCGGGAGAGTAACCGCTAATGACATCGATCAAAACGAGAACGCTGAAGTGGAATACGACGGAAGTTCCGCCACAGGGTCTCAGTACTACAAAGTCATGAAAAATGGCCAGATCTATCTGACCCgtgaaataaattttgagtATGGTATGACGCATCGTGTCTACGTCACTGCCGTGGACCATGGCTCTCCTCAGCTGACCGGGACGTCATACGTGGATATCGTCTACCGCGAGACTTCCACTACCTCCACCACAACGCCTGCATCCACGTACCAGGACTGGTGGAGCAAGCCGGAAAATGTGGCCATGGTGGCCATTTTGAGTATTCTCGGCTTGCTGTTGCTAGCTCTTCTTGCCTACCTGATCTATCGCTGCTGTTTGGGGCGATCCTGTTCAATGCCAAA ttgCGACTGTTGTAAACGTAAACCATCCAACAATCTCCGAAA GTTAAAGAACCCAGGACCTGAGAAATTTAAACTCTGGGATGCCA ACGACTTGAACAAAAAGAGGGACCCCTATTCCACTGCCACATTAGAAGAAGGGTTACCGGAGACGATGAAAATGTGA
- the LOC128161064 gene encoding uncharacterized protein LOC128161064, giving the protein MGSRGAPASLVAYGLLALQALYMYCVAGDIEEEFLLIQDKSFSNVTVYGREVSCGQHRPGLFPTETWTCNDIRVDGMRIAYGYYPGLGADSKCTETGGFDELRELCEQLLKKSVAFTGKLWGAQVSNATCDFTKDTRVTLNMVIGGFEWQEMGPGHGMIETLQCTAFPKEDEHGGMVL; this is encoded by the exons ATGGGGAGCAGGGGGGCACCTGCTAGCCTAGTGGCGTATGGACTGCTGGCCCTACAGGCTTTGTATATGTACTGTGTGGCGGGTGATATAGAAGAAGAGTTTCTATTAATTCAAG ATAAATCTTTCTCCAACGTCACCGTGTATGGCAGAGAGGTTTCCTGTGGCCAGCACAGGCCGGGACTGTTCCCCACGGAAACATGGACATGTAACGACATCAG AGTGGATGGGATGAGGATAGCCTACGGCTACTATCCAGGCTTAGGCGCGGATTCAAAGTGCACAGAGACGGGGGGCTTCGATGAACTGAGGGAACTCTGTGAACAACTGCTGAAAAAGTCGGTGGCCTTTACCGGCAAGCTGTGGGGGGCACAG GTGTCCAATGCTACCTGTGATTTTACCAAAGATACTCGCGTGACCCTCAACATGGTGATCGGGGGCTTTGAGTGGCAGGAGATGGGGCCAGGGCACGGGATGATAGAGACATTGCAGTGTACTGCCTTCCCCAAGGAGGATGAACACGGGGGCATGGTGCTCTAA